The Primulina tabacum isolate GXHZ01 chromosome 1, ASM2559414v2, whole genome shotgun sequence genome contains the following window.
TTTAAATAGGTCAGAATTCAGATGTATCACTACACATAAATGGAAAAGACTTGTGCAAAGAAACAAGTACATAAAATGTAAATTACAATACAGCTTCATATCTCAAGCACAGGTAATGCAACTTTAGCAACTGCTCCAACACATATATGCAAGATCATTTCATGGAGGAAATTCAATACGCGATTAGCACAGCAAGTGGATATAAATCTGAGAGATCAGCCCCATAATGTTCGGAGGCAAACTCATTTCTATGGACAAAAGCCAAAACAATAGTGGTTTAAATCATATGGTGTAGCACTCTGAAATTCTATGTGTGCTGCCAGAATGATGTGTTGTTCATGACAGTTTTACCTTTAGGAAAGTGCCACTCCAAGTTTCCAACAGGAAAAAGGAATTCCTGGCTCATGGACATTTGTTAGACTCTTTTTGtattaaataataactgaatctAATCCTAACTAATCATCAGACCCTATCTAAGCATCCAATGTCCACATAATTGGAAGGTAAAAAGTAGTGATGAAGATGAAATGGCTCAAGCAAATGAAAGAAAGGTATCCAAAACAACAATATGTGGCTGGTTAGGATATACTGATGCAGTAAGAACTTAGTATCTGCTCAAAAACACGGTAGTCATTGCCTGAGGCCCTGAATAAAAACAAGCACCGACTGTATCTGAACAGGGATGGTGGCAGACTTACTTGCCCATCCTGCATTCCTTTCTCAATATCCACTGTGATAAAATCACCTTCTCTTTCATACTTCACATTTGGGCATTGTTCACAGACCTGGAATGCAATAAGCAATTTAGATAGATGTAACATAAAAGAAACCAGTGGCATGAAAAGTCCGGCTGCCGCCACACGATATTCAAAGATATTTCATAGGGAAACAACATGCCTGCTCCGTCATCTGCTGGAACATCCCCGGACCAATTTGCTTGTGATAAACCTCATTTCTACAGTTGCAGCGTCTCTTCCCTGGGGCTGGTTTTAGCACATTTTTCACTCTCCAAACCTGATGATTTTCACATTTGACAATGGTTATTGACAATGGTATTCCAGTAGGAAAGTAAAACATGTTTATTAAAGTACGATGAATTTTTATGTAGTAAGTCATTGAAAGGacatatttttaatgaaataattaGATTTGTTTGTATAcctaaaaatattgttttttccaGCACTTTCCAGaatcattttttttcaatttttcataatcaaGGAATTCAATCTATGGGATTGTCTATGAGCCCACTTGTTTCGAATAAAGTACCTTCATGGTGCCCCCCATGTACAGATCTTCAAGTGTTGCATCCAAATCAACAATCACATCATCTCCTTTCACAATCTTCTCGTCCTCTTCCGTGGGACCTCCACCAAAAAAACTTTTAACATATTCCTTTGTCAGCAACAATACATATAGACTTATGGCTGGATTTTGAATTTCACAATCAACAAAAAATGCCACTAAATTTGGGAGAAATATGACAAATGAGAAACGAAATAAAACTATCAGCGATCTAATAAGTAATCTATATCACAATAATTGACAATATTCAACACCCCAATAATGcaagaaatattttgattaagCTATGAAAAGTACTGAGGGAACATGGATGCCAATGTAGTTGCTGCCTCAGAAAATTTCCACAATAATAGGTGCACTACTATGGTGATCTCAAATTCCAAATTCTCGATTTGAAGAAACCCGCTAACCCGGTTTGTTGGAATCCACTGACTAACAGCAGAATTCATGCATGCACTTTTTTGCAAAATAGAGCCCATAAATTGCCCCTTTTGCAGATTCCAAAGCAATATATAAGCATAGAAAGCATCAAACGCATATTAAATTTTCAATATATCTCTTCCATAAAATCCTCAGACTTACAAATCATCATCACAAAATCACATGCACAAATTTAGCATCATATGAAGGATTATCATTTCAATTAGCAAAACATTTCTGCGAGCACAATGATGCAGTAGCGGGTAATGTTTAGCCGAAGGAGCTTACGAGCTAAAAATATCTTGAATATTCattcctcctcctcctcctctacCACCACTAGCAGCGTGCTGTTTGAGACCTTCTTCGCCATATCTATCATATATACCTCTTTTTTCACCATCAGACAGTACCTCATAAGCTACAAAAAGCCAACCATTTCAATCCAACTAATCAAATCTTAGAGAGAGCCACGTCAAGCTATATGATATTAATTTCTAAGCTTATCCCACAAAGAATATGGACAAATAACACAAGAAATCGAATAATACCATTATTGATTTCAGCGAATTTCTTGTTTGCCTCTTCGTTTCCTTGATTTTTATCAGGGTGATATTTCAAGGCAAGCTTTCTGTAAGCACGCTTTATTTGCTCGTCCGACGCGCCTTTGGGAACTTGGAGAATGTCATAATAACTCTTCCTGCAAAAAAAACCCCAGACAAATTAAGATACATTGAATCAATACCATCGCaccaaaaattattaatttacaaATACTACTACTCACGCGGCAATGACGATCAGATGGCAAGATAAAAAGCAGAAGAGGAGCAATAATTTTGATCTTGGATGCGCCATATCGCTCTGGCACAAAGATCAAAACTATCACTACGAAAATTAGGTCTTGAAATCGGAAACGAAGGGAAATCAAATCAACAGCCTGTGTAGAACTGCAATTGCTACTCAATATCTGTGCACGTATGAGTGCGAATTTGGGTATGCGAACGGTGGAGCGCGGATCGAAATGCGAATTTTTCATATTTGCGTGACGATGGACACATGCAACGTGGTCTTTTGGGAACTGACCAATCAGAGAGCCCTCCAACATGTTTCATCCAATCAAAGTCCGCCACGTTTCAAATCACCCCCCGAGTTTGGTGGGTCCGGATTCTCTTTCCTGTTATTAGACGCTTATTGCGATTATAATTTAGGGGTGATATCATATCCGAAAATTATATTTGTAAAATTTATATCGgacaaaaatttatgttatgcgatctcacgggtcgtattttatgagacggatctcttatttgagtcattcatgaaaaaaatattacttgttatgataagagtattactttttattgtgaatatcggtagggttgaccgtctcacaaataatgattcgtgaaatcgtctcacaagagaccaacTCTTTATATCGatatttttttgtatatataaCTATCATATCCATTATATCAAAATTGTACGTATACTTAGATTTTGGTACGGTATCGATAtataacgtttttatattgaaaaaaccttatatttttaaaattttataaatttattgttttaaattattatatattttttgaaattttatatttttttgatatttcGGTATTCCGTTATATaccgaaattttcaaattgcaaACCGCTGTCGTACCGAAAAATTTGGTATTGTTATCGTACCATACCGAaatgttcggtataccgaaaattcaaTAAATTCGGCATTTTTTTGTATATGATAATATCGCTATACCgaaaattcattatttttcctCATCTCTATTTATAATTAAGAACAAAAATgctagaaataaaacaaattaagaacacaaaaaacatatttttatcaaTGGTAAAATCAAATTACGaatgatttataaatttttttccgaCTTTTTACATGAATATGttctatatattaaaaatatattttaatatgacCGATAACTTAATTAAACAAGTGTTCAAAGATTATATTGTAACGCCtgaaaccaacctacgtaaactacatgcatgcaactAATTAAATTGCTTACGTAAATTgcataattgattttaaatgcttatatgatgcatattaaatgattatatgatatgattacatggttaaaaaattatatgacaTGCTTACATAGAGAATTgtagattttatccgaatattcgaAAATAGGCGGGAGAAAAGAGACCATAAACGACAAagataaaaatgaatattttcaataaataatttcaagacttcttaatatgattaaaatgattaaatttttctacaGAAGATAgaatttaaattgttttaatagAATTTAAATTGTTTTACGAGACGATCTCGATTTTACCCGGGAAGCTAGTTTTTGATAAACGAGaagtttttaaaagatcaaatgtattatttttgaaaactaaattttataaatttttattttacaattgaATAAGTATTATTTACAATTGAATAATATTATTGaactcaatttaattattttaagtagGCTTAATTGCTCCTATACTTGAAGAACAAAACCTAAGCAtattaacatgttaattaaaaattataaataagtaaaCCTAGGCTTCTAAACACCATTCAGCAGCCGAAAAGCACACActttacacacactaaattcgaaaataaggaggagaagaaaagctagggttcttcgtcgCTTGTTCGTCCATCTTCACACCCTCGCCG
Protein-coding sequences here:
- the LOC142547190 gene encoding dnaJ protein ERDJ3B-like, whose amino-acid sequence is MAHPRSKLLLLFCFLSCHLIVIAAKSYYDILQVPKGASDEQIKRAYRKLALKYHPDKNQGNEEANKKFAEINNAYEVLSDGEKRGIYDRYGEEGLKQHAASGGRGGGGGMNIQDIFSSFFGGGPTEEDEKIVKGDDVIVDLDATLEDLYMGGTMKVWRVKNVLKPAPGKRRCNCRNEVYHKQIGPGMFQQMTEQVCEQCPNVKYEREGDFITVDIEKGMQDGQEVLFYEDGEPIVDGEAGDLKFRIRTAPHDRFSREGNDLHTTVTITLVQALVGFEKTIKHLDEHLVDVSSKGITTPKEVRKFKGEGMPLHFSNKKGDLYVKFEVLFPTSLTENQKTKIKEILG